In Microbacterium sp. 1.5R, the following are encoded in one genomic region:
- a CDS encoding sugar ABC transporter permease, with protein sequence MSETRVIVTGSSKDAEAARAGARRRRWWGEVGWKYILAAGVLFFAAFPLVYVLSASLNPNGSLAASSALFSAFDPANYIALGESRYWVWFGNTLLIGGVTAVGSVLMGACGAYAFSRFRFSGRRASLTTLLVLQMFPQALAFIAIFLMLQTIGDVVPALGINSKIALICVYLGGALGANTFLMYGFFNTIPVEIDESAKIDGASHAQIFWRLIMPLVVPILAVVALLAFLAAFGDFILSKIILTSEDNWTLAVGMYQWVSNQLTSRWGLFAAGVVVAAVPVLALFFSLQKYIVGGLTQGSVKG encoded by the coding sequence ATGAGTGAGACCAGAGTCATCGTGACCGGTTCATCGAAGGATGCCGAGGCCGCGCGCGCGGGCGCACGTCGGCGTCGCTGGTGGGGCGAGGTCGGCTGGAAGTACATCCTCGCCGCCGGCGTGCTGTTCTTCGCCGCGTTCCCGCTCGTCTACGTCCTCTCGGCCTCGCTCAACCCGAACGGCAGCCTTGCGGCATCCAGTGCACTGTTCAGCGCGTTCGACCCGGCGAACTACATCGCTCTGGGTGAATCCCGCTACTGGGTCTGGTTCGGCAACACCCTGCTGATCGGCGGCGTCACCGCAGTCGGCTCGGTGCTCATGGGCGCCTGCGGCGCGTACGCGTTCTCCCGGTTCCGGTTCAGCGGACGACGCGCCAGCCTCACCACCCTGCTCGTGCTGCAGATGTTCCCGCAGGCGCTCGCGTTCATCGCGATCTTCCTGATGCTGCAGACGATCGGCGACGTCGTGCCGGCGCTCGGCATCAACTCGAAGATCGCCCTGATCTGCGTGTACCTCGGTGGCGCGCTCGGCGCGAACACCTTCCTGATGTACGGGTTCTTCAACACGATCCCCGTCGAGATCGACGAGTCGGCGAAGATCGACGGGGCCAGCCACGCGCAGATCTTCTGGCGGCTCATCATGCCGCTGGTCGTGCCGATCCTCGCGGTCGTCGCCCTGCTCGCGTTCCTCGCGGCGTTCGGCGACTTCATCCTGTCGAAGATCATCCTCACGTCCGAGGACAACTGGACCCTCGCCGTCGGCATGTACCAGTGGGTCTCGAACCAGCTGACCTCACGCTGGGGGCTCTTCGCCGCCGGCGTCGTGGTCGCCGCCGTGCCCGTGCTCGCGCTGTTCTTCTCGCTGCAGAAGTACATCGTGGGCGGGCTCACCCAGGGATCCGTCAAGGGCTGA
- a CDS encoding alpha/beta fold hydrolase: MGYITVGNENSTPIELYYEDQGSGEPVVLIHGYPLNGHSWERQTRELLAQGYRVITYDRRGFGQSSKVGTGYDYDTFAADLNTVLETLDLRDVVLVGFSMGTGELARYVATYGHDRVAKLAFLASLEPFLVQRDDNPEGVPQEVFDGIEAAAKGDRYAWFTDFYNNFYNLDENLGSRISQQVVDANWNLSVTSAPVAAYAVVPSWIEDFRGDVDAVRDAGKPTLILHGTKDNILPIDATARRFHQAVPAATYVEVEGAPHGLLWTHADEVNAALKDFLSK, encoded by the coding sequence ATGGGCTACATCACCGTCGGAAACGAGAACAGCACCCCGATCGAGCTCTACTACGAAGACCAGGGATCGGGTGAGCCCGTCGTCCTGATCCACGGGTACCCGCTGAACGGCCACAGCTGGGAGCGCCAGACCCGTGAGCTGCTCGCTCAGGGCTACCGCGTCATCACCTACGACCGCCGCGGTTTCGGCCAGTCCTCGAAGGTCGGCACCGGATACGACTACGACACCTTCGCCGCCGACCTCAACACGGTGCTCGAGACCCTCGACCTGCGCGACGTCGTGCTCGTCGGCTTCTCGATGGGCACCGGCGAGCTCGCCCGCTACGTCGCCACGTATGGCCACGACCGCGTCGCCAAGCTCGCCTTCCTCGCCTCGCTCGAGCCGTTCCTCGTGCAGCGCGATGACAACCCCGAGGGCGTGCCGCAGGAGGTCTTCGACGGCATCGAGGCTGCAGCCAAGGGCGACCGCTACGCGTGGTTCACCGACTTCTACAACAACTTCTACAACCTCGACGAGAACCTCGGCAGCCGCATCAGCCAGCAGGTCGTCGACGCCAACTGGAACCTCTCGGTCACCAGCGCCCCGGTCGCGGCCTACGCGGTCGTCCCGAGCTGGATCGAGGACTTCCGCGGCGACGTCGACGCCGTGCGCGACGCCGGCAAGCCCACCCTGATCCTGCACGGCACGAAGGACAACATCCTGCCGATCGACGCCACCGCCCGCCGGTTCCACCAGGCAGTGCCCGCGGCGACCTACGTCGAGGTCGAGGGCGCCCCGCACGGCCTGCTCTGGACCCACGCCGACGAGGTCAACGCCGCGCTGAAGGACTTCCTCAGCAAGTAG
- a CDS encoding TetR/AcrR family transcriptional regulator translates to MTDDTVREQILAAADELYYRKGYAAVGMDELRAAAGVSLRRLYALFPSKTDIVTAVLARKHREWESGLTGAVADAGADPRERLLAVYGYLEDWFCTDDFRGCAFINAFGELGGTNPEVAEIVRDHKASFQAYMADLVVAAGAPASLAAQLSILAEGAQSTAAIAADPQVAVQARNAAEVLIGAAVAA, encoded by the coding sequence ATGACCGACGACACAGTGCGTGAACAGATCCTCGCGGCGGCCGACGAGCTCTACTACCGCAAGGGATACGCGGCCGTCGGCATGGATGAGCTGCGGGCTGCGGCCGGCGTGTCGCTGCGTCGCCTCTATGCCCTGTTCCCATCCAAGACCGACATCGTCACGGCCGTCCTCGCGCGCAAGCACCGAGAGTGGGAGTCGGGACTCACGGGAGCCGTGGCGGATGCCGGGGCAGACCCCCGCGAACGCCTGCTCGCCGTCTACGGGTACCTCGAGGACTGGTTCTGCACTGACGACTTCCGTGGCTGCGCGTTCATCAACGCGTTCGGCGAGCTCGGTGGCACGAACCCCGAGGTGGCCGAGATCGTGCGCGATCACAAGGCGTCGTTCCAGGCGTACATGGCCGACCTCGTCGTGGCGGCCGGAGCGCCGGCATCCCTCGCCGCGCAGCTGTCGATCCTCGCCGAGGGTGCGCAGAGCACCGCGGCGATCGCCGCCGACCCGCAGGTCGCCGTGCAGGCGCGCAACGCCGCCGAAGTGCTGATCGGCGCCGCCGTCGCCGCCTGA
- a CDS encoding response regulator yields the protein MKLLIADDDPQMVRALRITLAAHGYEVVVAPDGAAAVAVAAQTHPDLIMLDLGMPRLDGIEVIQALRGWTTVPIIVVSGRTGSADKVEALDAGADDFVTKPFQVDELLARLRALSRRAVPAGGESTVGFGDVVVDLATKTVTRAGARVHLTPTEWRMLEHLARHPGALVTRQDLLKEIWGSEQVSDSGYLRLYMSQLRKKLEAEPSAPVHLLTESGMGYRLVL from the coding sequence GTGAAGCTCCTCATCGCCGACGACGACCCGCAGATGGTGCGCGCACTGCGCATCACCCTCGCCGCCCACGGGTACGAGGTGGTGGTCGCGCCCGACGGCGCGGCCGCCGTGGCCGTCGCCGCACAGACTCACCCCGACCTCATCATGCTCGACCTCGGCATGCCGCGGCTCGACGGCATCGAGGTGATCCAGGCGCTGCGCGGCTGGACGACCGTGCCGATCATCGTCGTGTCGGGTCGCACCGGGTCCGCCGACAAGGTCGAGGCCCTGGATGCCGGAGCCGACGACTTCGTCACCAAGCCCTTCCAGGTCGACGAGCTGCTCGCGCGGCTGCGGGCGCTGTCTCGTCGGGCGGTGCCCGCGGGCGGGGAATCCACCGTCGGATTCGGCGATGTGGTGGTCGACCTCGCGACGAAGACGGTCACCCGGGCGGGTGCGCGCGTGCACCTGACACCGACCGAATGGCGCATGCTCGAGCACCTCGCCCGGCATCCCGGAGCCCTGGTCACCCGGCAGGACCTGCTCAAGGAGATCTGGGGCAGCGAACAGGTGTCCGACTCGGGCTACCTGCGGCTGTACATGTCGCAGTTGCGCAAGAAGCTCGAGGCCGAGCCGAGCGCACCGGTGCACCTGCTCACGGAGTCGGGCATGGGCTACCGTCTCGTGCTCTGA
- a CDS encoding glycosyl hydrolase 53 family protein, translating into MHRRTRSLLSTALATVTAVALIGVALPASAASPAASALAPAAVSVDGPVNATITVPRVENLPDHFIGGVDVSSVLSLEESGVVFRDAQGAPGDLFEILADAGVTDVRVRVWNDPFDANGNGYGGGDVDVDRAIEISQRATDAGLGVLVDFHYSDFWADPAKQQAPKAWEGMTADQVATEVGAFTRDAVRRLVDAGVDLRMVQVGNETNGGVAGVRGWDDMAKVFSAGSAAVRAEAPDTLVALHFTNPERAGFYADVAAQLDRRDVDYDVFASSYYPFWHGTPENLTAVLSHVAETYGKKVMVAETSWAFTLDDGDGHGNVVDLASEATQYPVSVQGQADAVRAVVQAVADVGEAGLGVYYWEPAWLPVGPPAQLEQNRTLWERDGSGWASSFAGEYEPEDAGHWFGGSAWDNQALFGFDGTASDALNVFSYVRTGAQAPRAVESVQAVALQVTEGDVVELPDEVTVLYNDGSSEQQPVTWSSAAGFIEGAGEYVISGATDAGLAASATVTVSARNYLRNPGFEDADTSMWSVTGSGLTLRAWDDPRSGTHSAHFYAGAGYSFGLSQTVSGLPAGSYVARASLQGDGEGADGGASLSLSSASVTGAAAAFGFDGWRVWSTPMTEALQVGPDGTAVVRVSAALPAGAWGTIDDLELVRAPVPGADTSQLRERRDAAAALDLDAYVESSTVALPGAVARADIVLAAASPSASAVTGALDALAAAVDALLLQDAATTAPARGVLSHDNGHDTGLLDGDFTLTMNLWWGQNATKLRVFENGVLVKTVPLTFGGTSAQSAQIAVTGKANGSYVYSGELVNSRGVTAVKPVTVTVKDAAPGTPVLSADNWDGDGSYTLTADMWWGTNATSYRLYEDGMLISEGDMVANSPAAQRVTVPVADRAVGKHTYRVEFVNAAGSTQSKTLTVAVKR; encoded by the coding sequence ATGCACCGTCGCACGCGTTCCCTTCTCTCCACCGCCCTGGCCACGGTCACCGCCGTCGCCCTGATCGGCGTCGCGCTGCCGGCGTCGGCCGCCTCGCCGGCGGCATCCGCTCTCGCTCCTGCGGCTGTCTCGGTCGACGGGCCGGTGAATGCCACCATCACCGTCCCCCGGGTCGAGAACCTGCCGGACCACTTCATCGGCGGCGTCGACGTCTCGTCGGTGCTGTCGCTCGAGGAATCGGGCGTGGTGTTCCGCGACGCCCAGGGCGCGCCGGGCGACCTGTTCGAGATCCTCGCGGACGCCGGGGTCACCGACGTGCGCGTGCGCGTCTGGAACGACCCGTTCGACGCGAACGGCAACGGCTACGGCGGGGGCGATGTCGACGTCGATCGGGCGATCGAGATCTCGCAGCGAGCGACGGATGCCGGCCTCGGCGTGCTCGTCGACTTCCACTACTCCGACTTCTGGGCCGACCCCGCGAAGCAGCAGGCGCCCAAGGCGTGGGAGGGGATGACCGCCGACCAGGTGGCGACCGAGGTGGGTGCCTTCACGCGCGATGCGGTGCGTCGCCTGGTCGATGCGGGTGTCGACCTCCGCATGGTGCAGGTCGGCAATGAGACGAACGGCGGAGTCGCCGGAGTGCGCGGCTGGGATGACATGGCGAAGGTGTTCTCGGCCGGTTCCGCCGCCGTGCGGGCCGAGGCGCCGGACACGCTCGTCGCCCTGCACTTCACCAACCCCGAGCGCGCCGGGTTCTACGCCGACGTCGCCGCGCAGCTCGATCGCCGCGACGTCGACTACGACGTGTTCGCGTCGTCGTACTACCCGTTCTGGCACGGGACTCCCGAGAACCTCACGGCCGTGCTCTCGCACGTCGCCGAGACCTACGGCAAGAAGGTCATGGTCGCCGAGACCTCGTGGGCGTTCACGCTCGACGACGGAGACGGTCACGGCAACGTCGTCGACCTGGCGTCCGAGGCGACGCAGTACCCGGTGAGCGTGCAGGGTCAGGCCGATGCCGTGCGCGCGGTCGTGCAGGCCGTCGCCGACGTGGGTGAGGCGGGGCTCGGCGTCTACTACTGGGAGCCCGCATGGCTGCCGGTGGGTCCGCCCGCACAGCTCGAGCAGAACAGAACGCTGTGGGAGCGCGACGGATCGGGCTGGGCGTCGAGCTTCGCCGGCGAGTACGAGCCCGAGGACGCGGGGCACTGGTTCGGCGGATCCGCGTGGGACAACCAGGCGCTGTTCGGCTTCGACGGCACGGCATCCGATGCGCTGAACGTCTTCTCGTACGTGCGCACCGGCGCCCAGGCCCCGCGGGCCGTCGAGTCGGTGCAGGCGGTCGCGCTGCAGGTGACCGAGGGCGATGTCGTCGAGCTGCCCGACGAGGTCACGGTGCTCTACAACGACGGGTCGTCGGAGCAGCAGCCCGTCACCTGGTCGTCGGCGGCCGGATTCATCGAGGGCGCCGGCGAGTACGTGATCTCGGGCGCGACGGATGCCGGCTTAGCGGCGTCGGCCACCGTCACCGTCTCGGCGCGCAACTACCTGCGCAACCCCGGATTCGAGGACGCGGACACGAGCATGTGGAGCGTCACCGGATCGGGACTCACGCTGCGCGCGTGGGACGACCCTCGGAGCGGCACGCACTCGGCGCACTTCTATGCGGGTGCCGGATACTCGTTCGGCCTCTCGCAGACGGTCTCCGGACTGCCCGCGGGGTCGTATGTCGCACGGGCATCGCTGCAGGGCGACGGGGAGGGTGCCGACGGGGGTGCGTCGCTGTCGCTGTCGTCTGCGTCCGTCACCGGCGCCGCTGCGGCGTTCGGCTTCGACGGCTGGCGCGTGTGGTCGACGCCGATGACCGAAGCGCTGCAGGTGGGCCCTGACGGCACGGCTGTCGTGCGAGTCTCCGCGGCGCTTCCGGCGGGGGCGTGGGGGACGATCGACGATCTCGAACTCGTGCGCGCACCGGTGCCCGGTGCCGACACCTCGCAGCTGCGAGAGCGGCGCGATGCGGCCGCGGCTCTCGACCTCGATGCCTATGTCGAGTCGTCGACCGTCGCGTTGCCCGGAGCGGTCGCTCGCGCCGACATCGTGCTGGCTGCCGCGAGTCCGAGTGCGTCAGCGGTCACGGGGGCGCTGGACGCACTGGCTGCCGCAGTCGACGCGCTCCTGCTTCAGGATGCGGCGACCACCGCGCCCGCTCGCGGAGTGCTGTCGCACGACAACGGTCACGATACGGGGCTGCTCGACGGCGACTTCACGCTCACCATGAACCTGTGGTGGGGGCAGAACGCCACGAAGCTGCGGGTGTTCGAGAACGGTGTGCTGGTCAAGACCGTGCCGCTCACCTTCGGGGGAACCTCCGCGCAGAGCGCGCAGATCGCCGTGACCGGCAAGGCGAATGGCTCGTACGTCTACAGTGGCGAACTGGTCAATTCGCGCGGCGTGACGGCGGTGAAGCCCGTGACGGTGACGGTGAAGGATGCCGCGCCCGGCACGCCCGTGCTCTCGGCCGACAACTGGGACGGCGACGGCTCATACACTCTCACCGCCGACATGTGGTGGGGCACCAATGCGACCTCGTATCGCCTGTATGAGGACGGCATGCTGATCTCCGAGGGCGACATGGTCGCGAACAGCCCCGCCGCGCAACGGGTGACGGTGCCGGTCGCTGATCGCGCGGTGGGGAAGCACACCTACCGCGTCGAGTTCGTGAACGCGGCCGGGAGCACCCAGAGCAAGACGCTCACGGTGGCGGTCAAGCGCTGA
- a CDS encoding ATP-binding protein translates to MPRRGRLRVLLGAAPGVGKTFEMLVEGRRLLDEGRDVVIAIVETHERAATAAQTIGIPEVPRRTDLHRGVPLSEMDLDAVLARRPEIALVDELAHTNTPGSQNPKRWQDVGALLDAGIDVVTTVNVQHIESLNAVVEKITGIAQQETIPDAVVRAADEIEVVDLAPQSLRDRLSAGLVYPAERIDAALSNYFRLGNLTALRELALLWLADEVDSALRSYRADHGIEGTWQARERVVVALTGGPEGETLLRRGARIAARSAGGELLAVHVAAQDGLRDETPGALAAQRSLVESLGGSFHQIIGDDIPGTLVEFAHGADATQLVIGVSRRGRLAAALTGPGIGSEVIRRSGDIDVHIVTHAAAGGRVALPRITGGALGWRRQALGFALALVVGPLLSWAMFAFRSPESITVEVLAFQLLVVIVALVGGVRPAVFAAVLSGITLDFLFVAPLFTITIAHPLHVLALALYVTIAILVSIIVDQAARRARTAQRAAAEAELLAAVAGNVLRGDNAVLALVSRTREAFGLTGVRLLTADGEVLASDGEPVPDGRATTIPVGAGGSAPAVLELHGEPLDTPARRLLDAIVAQLAAAIEHTDLRATAREVAALAETDQVRSALLSAVSHDLRRPLASAVAAIGGLRGAHALSASDREELLATADESLATLSSLVTDLLDVSRVQAGVLAVSTMRLDVAGPVLAAVDELGLGPSDVELALDARLPAVSADPVLLQRVLVNVIANAHRHAPADSRVIVSTSTIGDHAEIRIIDRGAGVPAEKRDEIFQPFQRLGDTDNTTGLGLGLALSRGFAEGMGGTLTPEDTPGGGLTMVISLPLAAEPDIMQEETE, encoded by the coding sequence CAGCGAGATGGACCTGGATGCGGTGCTCGCACGCCGACCCGAGATCGCGCTGGTCGACGAACTCGCGCATACCAACACCCCCGGCTCGCAGAACCCGAAGCGCTGGCAGGACGTCGGTGCGCTGCTCGACGCGGGCATCGACGTCGTCACGACCGTGAACGTGCAGCACATCGAGTCGCTGAACGCGGTGGTCGAGAAGATCACCGGCATCGCGCAGCAGGAGACGATCCCGGATGCCGTCGTGCGCGCCGCCGACGAGATCGAGGTCGTCGACCTGGCACCGCAGTCGCTGCGCGACCGTCTCTCCGCCGGACTCGTCTATCCGGCGGAGCGGATCGACGCGGCCCTGTCCAACTACTTCCGGCTGGGCAACCTCACGGCTCTGCGTGAACTCGCACTGCTGTGGCTCGCCGATGAGGTCGACAGCGCGCTGCGCAGCTACCGGGCCGACCACGGCATCGAGGGCACCTGGCAGGCGCGCGAGCGCGTGGTCGTCGCCCTCACCGGCGGACCCGAGGGCGAGACGCTGCTGCGCCGAGGGGCCCGCATCGCCGCACGCTCGGCTGGCGGCGAACTGCTCGCCGTGCACGTCGCCGCGCAGGACGGGCTGCGCGATGAGACCCCCGGCGCCCTCGCCGCGCAGCGGTCGCTCGTCGAATCCCTCGGCGGCAGCTTCCACCAGATCATCGGCGACGACATCCCCGGCACGCTCGTCGAGTTCGCCCACGGGGCGGATGCCACTCAGCTCGTGATCGGTGTCAGCCGGCGTGGGCGTCTCGCGGCGGCGCTGACGGGACCGGGCATCGGCTCGGAGGTCATCCGCCGCTCCGGCGACATCGACGTGCACATCGTCACTCACGCCGCCGCGGGCGGCCGCGTCGCACTCCCCCGCATCACCGGCGGCGCCCTCGGCTGGCGGCGTCAAGCGCTCGGGTTCGCACTGGCGCTCGTCGTCGGCCCGCTGCTCTCGTGGGCGATGTTCGCGTTCCGCAGCCCCGAGTCGATCACGGTCGAAGTGCTGGCCTTCCAGCTGCTCGTCGTGATCGTGGCCCTGGTGGGAGGCGTGCGGCCTGCCGTCTTCGCGGCGGTGCTGTCGGGCATCACCCTCGACTTCCTGTTCGTCGCCCCGCTCTTCACCATCACGATCGCGCACCCGCTGCACGTGCTCGCCCTCGCGCTGTATGTGACCATCGCCATCCTCGTCAGCATCATCGTCGACCAGGCCGCCCGACGAGCCCGCACCGCCCAGCGCGCCGCCGCGGAAGCAGAGCTGCTCGCGGCCGTGGCCGGCAACGTGCTGCGCGGCGACAACGCGGTGCTCGCCCTCGTCAGCCGCACGCGCGAGGCGTTCGGACTCACCGGCGTCCGCCTGCTCACCGCCGACGGCGAGGTGCTCGCCAGCGACGGCGAACCCGTGCCCGACGGACGCGCCACGACCATCCCGGTCGGTGCCGGAGGATCGGCACCCGCCGTGCTCGAGCTGCACGGCGAACCCCTCGACACCCCCGCCCGACGCCTGCTCGACGCGATCGTCGCGCAGCTGGCGGCGGCCATCGAGCACACCGACCTGCGTGCCACGGCGCGCGAGGTCGCTGCCCTCGCCGAGACCGACCAGGTGCGCAGCGCCCTGCTCTCGGCGGTCAGCCACGACCTGCGCCGCCCTCTGGCCTCAGCCGTCGCCGCGATCGGCGGACTCCGCGGGGCGCACGCGCTGTCGGCATCCGATCGGGAAGAGCTGCTCGCGACCGCCGACGAGAGCCTCGCGACCCTGTCGTCGCTCGTGACCGACCTGCTCGACGTCAGCCGGGTGCAGGCCGGAGTGCTCGCCGTCTCGACCATGCGGCTCGATGTCGCGGGCCCCGTGCTCGCTGCCGTCGACGAGCTCGGCCTCGGGCCGTCGGATGTCGAGCTCGCGCTCGATGCCCGGCTGCCCGCCGTGTCGGCCGACCCGGTGCTGCTGCAGCGAGTGCTCGTCAACGTCATCGCGAACGCCCACCGTCACGCGCCCGCCGACAGCCGGGTGATCGTCTCGACGAGCACGATCGGCGACCACGCCGAGATCCGCATCATCGACCGCGGTGCCGGCGTTCCCGCCGAGAAGCGCGACGAGATCTTCCAGCCGTTCCAGCGCCTCGGCGACACCGACAACACCACCGGCCTCGGCCTCGGCCTCGCCCTCTCGCGCGGATTCGCCGAGGGCATGGGCGGTACCCTGACACCCGAGGACACCCCCGGCGGTGGACTCACCATGGTCATCTCGCTGCCCCTCGCAGCAGAGCCCGACATCATGCAGGAGGAGACGGAGTGA
- a CDS encoding TspO/MBR family protein encodes MDSRTQDIARQTIIIASATFMLIAAAVGSGAFGGTSVSELQDGALSAQGSYLAPAGPAFSIWSLIYIGLIAYTVWQALPAQRADERQRAVGGWIAASMILNGLWLVTAQFLSLPLTVIVIALLLATLARVIVILGRSRARTWPERIVVDGANGLHFGWVTIATVANTTAWLTQIAPESWADQAEIWAVAVLAVVLVIGVASALVTKRIAPALATAWGLGWLAVGRLTGEPESTVTAIAAIIVAVALVAAGVWGVLRRPRADIAL; translated from the coding sequence ATGGACTCCCGGACGCAGGACATCGCCCGCCAGACGATCATCATCGCCTCGGCCACCTTCATGCTCATCGCAGCGGCCGTCGGATCCGGTGCCTTCGGTGGCACCTCGGTCAGCGAGCTGCAGGATGGAGCGCTCTCGGCGCAGGGCTCATACCTCGCGCCGGCCGGCCCCGCCTTCTCGATCTGGTCGCTGATCTACATCGGCCTCATCGCCTACACGGTGTGGCAGGCGCTCCCGGCGCAGCGGGCGGATGAGCGCCAGCGAGCTGTCGGCGGATGGATCGCCGCGTCGATGATCCTCAACGGGCTCTGGCTCGTGACGGCGCAGTTCCTGTCGCTGCCGCTGACGGTCATCGTGATCGCCCTGCTGCTCGCGACCCTCGCTCGCGTCATCGTGATCCTCGGCCGCAGCCGTGCCCGCACCTGGCCCGAGCGCATCGTCGTCGACGGCGCGAACGGCCTGCACTTCGGCTGGGTCACCATCGCGACCGTCGCGAACACCACTGCCTGGCTCACGCAGATCGCGCCCGAGAGCTGGGCTGATCAGGCCGAGATCTGGGCGGTCGCCGTGCTCGCCGTCGTGCTCGTGATCGGGGTTGCCAGCGCCCTCGTCACCAAGCGCATCGCCCCTGCCCTCGCGACCGCATGGGGTCTCGGATGGCTCGCCGTCGGTCGTCTGACCGGCGAACCCGAGAGCACCGTGACCGCGATCGCCGCGATCATCGTCGCGGTCGCCCTCGTCGCCGCGGGTGTCTGGGGAGTGCTGCGCCGCCCTCGCGCCGACATCGCGCTCTGA
- a CDS encoding ABC transporter permease subunit produces the protein MTIQAPPAEAPTPVVKPSRESHARRFRGLGWGFLIKLALMALVNAFGIMTAISAWSAESWIVLGVVVLLVIIADWVYFTRRALPLKYLLPGLIFLLVFQIFIFGYTAYIAFTNYGTGHVGTQEQAVEAALIQGERRIEGSSDYPLSIVQRGAELGFAIVDDDGDVQVGSATEPLTTASGAEIGATGAPSEVPGWEVVPRATVLTDPALGATIKDLRVPVSDDPNDGSIRTREGSTGSVYEPTLVWDAEAQTITDTQSGTVYTATELGAFVAEDGTALPTGWSVNVGFANFLKLFTDANLAGTLLSVTVWTFAFAILSVVLSFAVGLGLAIVYNDPRVKGRRFLRALFILPYAFPAFMAALLFRGMFNAEFGVINDLFFFGSQINWLGDPWLTRAAVIFVNVWLSYPYWFLVCTGALQSLPGETLEAAEIDGANKLQRFRAIVLPLLLVSTAPLLIASFAVAFNNFTVIYTFNNGGPAIAGAPYALGSTDILVSAIYDVSGVSGGAADYGLASALSIIAFIVVGLISALSFRQTRKLEEYQ, from the coding sequence ATGACGATCCAGGCACCGCCCGCCGAGGCGCCCACTCCCGTGGTGAAGCCCTCGCGCGAGTCCCATGCCCGCCGCTTCCGCGGCCTCGGCTGGGGCTTCCTCATCAAGCTCGCGCTCATGGCGCTGGTCAACGCCTTCGGCATCATGACGGCCATCTCGGCCTGGAGCGCCGAGTCGTGGATCGTGCTCGGCGTCGTCGTGCTGCTGGTGATCATCGCCGACTGGGTGTACTTCACCCGCAGGGCGCTGCCGCTGAAGTACCTGCTGCCCGGGCTGATCTTCCTGCTCGTCTTCCAGATCTTCATCTTCGGCTACACGGCCTACATCGCCTTCACGAACTACGGCACCGGTCACGTCGGCACCCAGGAGCAGGCGGTCGAGGCCGCACTGATCCAGGGCGAGCGCCGCATCGAGGGCTCGTCCGACTACCCGCTGTCGATCGTGCAGCGCGGCGCAGAGCTCGGCTTCGCGATCGTCGATGACGACGGCGACGTGCAGGTCGGCTCGGCCACCGAGCCGCTGACCACCGCATCCGGTGCCGAGATCGGCGCGACCGGCGCCCCCAGCGAGGTGCCCGGGTGGGAGGTCGTCCCGAGGGCGACCGTGCTGACCGATCCGGCACTCGGCGCGACCATCAAGGACCTCAGGGTGCCCGTGTCGGACGACCCGAACGACGGCTCCATCCGCACACGGGAGGGCTCGACCGGCTCGGTGTACGAACCGACGCTGGTGTGGGATGCCGAGGCGCAGACCATCACGGACACGCAGTCGGGCACGGTCTACACCGCCACAGAACTCGGGGCGTTCGTGGCCGAGGACGGCACGGCGCTGCCGACGGGCTGGTCGGTCAACGTCGGCTTCGCCAACTTCCTGAAGCTCTTCACCGACGCGAATCTCGCGGGCACTCTGCTGAGCGTGACCGTCTGGACCTTCGCGTTCGCGATCCTCTCGGTCGTCCTCAGCTTCGCCGTGGGGCTCGGCCTCGCGATCGTCTACAACGACCCGCGGGTCAAGGGTCGCCGGTTCCTGCGAGCGCTGTTCATCCTGCCCTACGCGTTTCCCGCGTTCATGGCCGCGCTGCTGTTCCGCGGCATGTTCAACGCCGAGTTCGGCGTCATCAACGACCTGTTCTTCTTCGGGTCGCAGATCAACTGGCTCGGCGACCCATGGCTGACCCGGGCGGCGGTGATCTTCGTCAACGTCTGGCTGAGCTACCCCTACTGGTTCCTCGTCTGCACCGGAGCCCTGCAGTCGCTCCCCGGTGAGACGCTCGAGGCCGCCGAGATCGACGGGGCCAACAAGCTGCAGCGCTTCCGCGCCATCGTGCTGCCGCTGCTGCTCGTCTCGACCGCTCCGCTGCTGATCGCCTCGTTCGCGGTGGCGTTCAACAACTTCACCGTCATCTACACCTTCAACAACGGCGGGCCGGCGATCGCCGGAGCGCCCTACGCACTGGGTTCGACCGACATCCTCGTCTCGGCCATCTACGACGTCTCAGGCGTCTCGGGTGGTGCGGCCGACTACGGCCTCGCGAGTGCGCTGTCGATCATCGCCTTCATCGTGGTCGGTCTCATCTCAGCGCTGAGCTTCCGACAGACCCGCAAGCTCGAGGAGTACCAGTGA